AAGACTTCGTCGCTGCCTTCTTCCCAAATTTTTTCAGCTAATACTTCATCATTCTTAGCTAATTCGAAAATTGCGTGTGCGATTTCGACAGATGTCTGACGTAGGCGCGCCCAATCGGCGATGTGGTGTGGATCTGACATAACAGCCTCCTTAAAGATGAATGAGGTAACCTGATCTAGTATGAACTTGTTTTCGCTGTTGGGTTAGTTTTTAGAAGCTAAGTGCTATAAATTTAATCACTTACCGCGGAGGGTTAGCTCGAAAATCAACCGTAACGGCTTAATCTTCACCTTAGCGCAGGTGTCAGCGTCTAGCCACTGATATATACTCCAAAATTGTTTCATTGCGTCAATATGAGAAAAGAATGAAGACAGGACTATGGTCAAAATGGGTTTTGCTTGCGACCTGCGTGATGCTGCTCAGCGGCTGTGGCAGCATCATTAGCCGGACGGTGGCGAAAGGGCACGGTTATCAATATTATCCGGGCGTACAGTGGGATCTTCGCGATAGCCCTTGGCGTTATGTCACGGCTTTAGATGTGCCGTTTTCTCTCATTGCCGATACGTTTATGCTGCCGTTTGATGCTAAACATGGCCCCTATAATTGAACATGGCTGAGCATAACTGAACAGATCATTTGGTTTGCAAGAGTCGCTTGCGGCGCAGCAAATTTTCATCGCCAATAAGGCGGTCAATGGCGCTTAATAATAACGTCTTGCGTTCAAGGCTGGTTTCTTGATCGGCAGAGTGAGCTAACGAGTTAATTAACTTACCATAAACGATATCCCCCTCACGCCCGACTAAATCACTGACGGCCTCGCCGATAACCTTTGAAACTTCATTGCGAAATAAATTCTGGGCGACATCGTCAATTAATAAGCTATTCATCAGTCAGTTCCTACACTCAGGCCAAGCTAGGTCAGCATTTAAGGATGCACTTGAATAGTGCAAAAAAGTAAAACCTCAAAAGTATAGACCTGTTTTCAGCCTGCCCACGGTAAAAGAGAATGATGATAATTAGAAAAATGTTAGCAAACATTTTGATATTTTACATAATAGCCAAAAACATTAAAATCTCTTATAAATACAGGTTGTGGCCACATTATCCCAGAACTCTGTAGGTATTTAATTAACCGAATTTTTTCTAAAATTAAGCCCTGTTTTATATGAGTCTATTTCATTGTCATCAAAAGTATTTTTTGTGCAATAAAACTTACATCTACATCCGGTAAAACATCTGCGCCTTCAGAAGAAATAGGCAAGGCATAAAAAATACGTAATTGCAGATAACAACATTGATGGATGAGACAATGAAAAAAAGCGCGTTGGCAATGATGATGACATTGGCGGTTGCTTCTCTGGCAACATCTGTTTCGCAGGCGGCAGAAGTTTACAATAAAGATGGTAACAAGCTGGATATGTACGGCCGAGTGAAGGCTGAACATTATCTTTCTGACAATAATGCGGTTGATGGCGACCAGTCCTATGTGCGTTTCGGATTCAAAGGCGTCACGCAGATCAACGATATGATGCAGGGCTTTGGTCAGTGGGAATATCAAATTGCCGCCAACCGCGCAGAAAGTGATGGCGCGACAGGAACGAAAACACGTTTAGGCTTTGCAGGGCTGAAGTTTAGCGAGTTTGGCTCATTCGACTATGGCCGTAACTACGGTGCGCTCTATGACGTTGAAGCGTGGACGGATATGATCCCCGAGTTTGGCGGCGACAGCTATACCAAAGCCGATAACTTTATGACGGGCCGTAGCACCGGTCTCGCAACCTATCGAAACCGTGATTTCTTTGGTCTGGTTGATGGTTTAAATTTTGCGCTGCAGTATCAGGGTAAAAATGAAAACGATCGCGACATTACCAAACAGAATGGTGATGGTTACTCTTTATCGACAACCTATGAAATCGTTGATGGTATTTCCATCGGTGGCGCGTACGCCTCTTCAGACCGTACTCGCGCGCAGCAGGCGGCTGCATTTGGTCACGGCGACAAAGCGGATGCTTGGACCGGTGGCTTAAAATATGATGCTAATAATGTTTACTTAGCTGCCATGTATGCGGAAACACGTAATATGACCCCAATATCAGGCTCATCTGTGATTAATGGGGTCAATACCAGCGTGAAGGGACTCGCTAATAAAACGCAAAACGTTGAAGTGATTGCGCAATATCAATTCGATTTTGGCCTGCGTCCGTCGCTGGGATATATCCAATCAAAAGGTAAGGATATTGAGGGCGTTGGCGATGCAGATTTAGTGAAATATATCGATGTGGCGGCAACCTATTATTTCAATAAAAATATGTCGGCGTTTGTGGACTACAAAATAAACCAGCTAAACGACAATAATCCGCTGAATTTGAATACGGATGATGTGGTGGCATTAGGATTGGTTTACCAGTTCTAACGGATATCATTTCAAACAATAGCGTGTTCATACATTGAATAAACCCCGCGTACTGATAGTCAGCACGCGGGGTTTGTTTTAGTGATTAAGCGAGCTAATTTCAATCACGGATGGGGCAGAGTAATAAATCTCTTCTTGGTCAGCGTCGGCCTGCTTAACAAATTTCCAGCGAATATTGTGGAAAGGTGCCACGCTGCTACGGTGTGCGACGCTTATCAACGTGGTGTCGGGTAGCATGTGGTTGATCAGTTGATAAACACGCTGCTCGGTTTCCTCATCCAGCGCGCTGGTGGCTTCATCCAGATACAGCACATCGGGTTTTATCACCAGTGCGCGGGCAAATGATAAACGCTGCTGTTCACCAGGGGAGAGCTGATGAGTCCAGTTAGCGCGAATGTCTAATGCCTGATGTAGATGATGTAAACGGCAGGCTTTCAAGACCTGCTGCAACTCTTCGTCGCTATAACCGTCTGAACTCTGCGGGTAGCAAAGCGCATCACGCAGTGTACCAATTGGCAAATAGCTGCGTTGAGGCAAGAACAATACGGTGCGTTGGTCTGCCGGAGGTTGTGAAATTTCCCCGTGACCATAAGGCCAGACACCCGCAATGGCGCGTAGCAGCGTTGATTTTCCACAGCCAGATGGCCCCGTGATTAAGATTTTATCCCCGCGTCGTGCGTGGAGATTGGCATGGCTGAACAGTTCGCGCCCCTGATGCAAACTCAAGGTGAGATCGCGGGTGACGAGTGAATCATCACGGTCGGAGCAGGTCGTGTGGGAAAGATTATTGGGGTGTTGCTCAATCGCCGTTATTGCGGCGTTAAAACCGGCCAAACGGTTTACACAGGCTTTCCACGAGGCCAAATCGGTAAATGCACCAATGAACCAAGAAAGGGCACCCTGTACCTGTCCAAACGCTGAAGCAACCTGCATCAGCGTACCGAGCTGAATGGCGTTGGAGAAATAACGGGGTGACGCCACCAGAATAGGGAAGATATTGGCAAACTGATCGTAAAAGGTAGAGGCCACATTCAAGCGCTTAGTTAAGCGCATGATCGACCACCAGTTTCCGCGAATGTTTTCAAACTGGCCGCTAAGCTGATTTTTTTCCTGCTGCTCACCGTGATACAGCGCAATCGGGTCGGCATTGTCGCGGATTCGAATCAAACCAAAACGAAAGTTTGCTTCAAAACGTTCTTGGTCGAAACTTAATCCAACCAGCGGACGCCCAATCCACCAAATCAAAATCGACCCCATACCCGCATAAAGCAGAGCAAACCACACCATGTAACCGGGGATAACAAACTGGTGGTCATTCAACATGAACGAAATGGAACCGCTGACCGTCCATAATATAGCGACAAATGAGAATAGTGTTACCAGGCTGGAAAGCAGGCCGAGGCTTAAAGAGAGCGTGCCATTGGTGAGTGCGTTGAGATCCTGCGAAATACGCTGATCGGGGTTATCAATGGTTTGTTGAATTTCCGTGTGGTAATAAGCCTGATGCGAAAGCCATTTAGTCATGTATTTTTCGGTCATCCAACGACGCCAGAGCATCTGCAAGCCCTGAGTCAGATAGATACGATAAATCGCGATAACAATAAAAATGACTGCCAGATAACTAAAGCGTATTAGCTGCGCTTTAAACACGGCGTAATTACGATTTTGAAGGGCATCGTAGAAAACACGATTCCATTCGTTAAACAAAACATTGATATACACGCCAGCGAGCGTGAGGGCGATGATCGCAATAAGGCGAGTCCAGGCGCTGACTTTTTCCCCAGAAACCCAGTAGGGTTTAATCAATTGCCACACTTCTGACCAGTGTGTTGTTCGGTGAAGAGGTTGCTGCATAAGACGGTATTCCTGATGCAATGGTGACAATAAAAGTGATAAACAAAGCGACAAAAAAACTGCTGTCTAGATTGTGACAGACAGCACAATCCCACAAATGTTCAGTTGTAAATGAAGGTGTCAGCACGGAAAGAACAAAAAACCGCCAGCGGAGGAGAATTCCGCTGGCGGTCAAGGTTGCTAACTTAGTTTTTGTTAACTTGAGCCTGAAACAGTTCTCTAAATACAGGGTAGATGTCATCGGGTTCACGAATATGCTGCATTGCAAAGTTTTCAAACCGTTGTTTGAGCCCTTCGTACTCACGCCATAGCGTCTGATGCGCCCGGCGAGTAATTTCAATGTAGCTATAGTAGCGAACCTGCGGCAGAAGCTTATTGGCTAACAGCTCAGAGCACAGCGGTGAGTCATCGGCCCAGTTATCGCCATCGGAGGCCTGCGCGGCATAAACGTTCCACTCTGCCGAGTTGTAACGTTCACGCACAATTTCATCCATGAGTTTAAGCGCACTAGATACAATGGTGCCGCCAGTTTCCTGCGAGTAGAAGAACTCCTGCTCATCAACTTCTTTGGCTTGGGTGTGGTGACGGATATACACCACGTCGACGTTTTTGTACGTTCTGCTCAAGAAGAGATAGAGCAGGATATAAAAACGCTTAGCCATATCCTTAGTGGCTTGATCCATCGAGCCCGAAACGTCCATCAAGCAGAACATCACGGCTTGGCTGGAGGGTTCAGGGCGGCGTTCATAGTTCTTGTAACGCAGATCGAAAGTGTCAATGAATGGGACTCTGTCGATCCGCTGGCGCAGCTCCGCAATTTCTTTGCGGATACGCTCTTCTTCCAGCAGCTGCGCCGGTTCGCTGTGACGCAGTTCTTCAAGCACGCTTTCGAGTTCGTGCAGTTCACGCCGTTTCCCCGCCGTCATGGCGGTACGGCGCGCTAATGAATTTTGCAGCGAACGTACCACGCTAATATTGGCGGGCACCCCGTTAGAGGTAAAACCCGAGCGATGGGTTTTATACTCGGTTAGCTGTTTGTATTGGTTTTTGCGTAGGTTTGGCAGCGCTAAATCTTCGAACAGAAGATCGAGATATTCATCTTTCGATATCTGGAAGACAAATTCATCTTCACCTTCGCCGTCTTTGCTGGCTTCACCTTGACCACTTCCGCCGCCACCTCCGCCACCTTGTGGGCGTTCGATGCGGTCGTTTTGCACAAAGTGATCGTTGCCCGGATGGACACGATGACGCTCGCCGCCGCGTCCCTGATGAAACATCGGTTCATTGATGTCTTCATTTGGAATCGAAACAGACTCACCGCTTTCTACGTCGGTCACCGAACGTTTATTGATAGCGTCGGCGATAGAATGTTTTATTTGCGACTTATAGCGGCGTAAAAAACGCTGGCGGTTAACCATGCTTTTATTCTTGCCGTTCAGTCGCCGATCAATGAAATAGGCCATATTTCCCCCAAACGACGTTACCGTCTGAAATACGCCGTAAATTCCCGTATGCCAACTCGGGTAAGCCGCGCCGGCGGATGAGCCGACGCGGCTTTGGTTACGCGCATTATGATGATTTTCTTACTCGCAGATACCATTCGCACAGCAGGCGAACCTGTTTGCGGGTATAGCCTTTTTCCATCATACGGTCGACAAAATCGTCGTGTTTTTTCTGTTCATCGGTCGAGGTTTTGGCATTGAACGAAATCACCGGCAACAGCTCCTCGGTATTCGAGAACATTTTCTTCTCTATAACGGTGCGGAGTTTTTCGTAGCTCGTCCAGTTCGGGTTATGTCCGTTGTGATTAGCGCGGGCACGCAGCACGAAGTTAACGATTTCATTACGGAAATCTTTCGGGTTGCTAATGCCTGCCGGTTTTTCAATTTTCTCCAGTTCCGCATTTAAGGATTCACGATCGAACAGCTGACCGGTTTCAGGATCGCGATATTCTTGATCCTGGATCCAGAAGTCGGCATACGTGACATAGCGGTCAAAGATATTTTGTCCGTACTCGGAATAAGATTCTAAGTACGCGGTTTGAATTTCTTTGCCGATAAATTCAACGTATTTCGGGATCAGATAACCTTTCAGGTGCTCCAGATATTTCTCTGCAACGTCCTGAGGGAACTGTTCGCGCTCAACTTGTTGTTCCAATACATAGAACAAGTGAACTGGGTTAGCCGCTACTTCGCTGTGATCGAAGTTGAACACGCGCGACAGGATTTTGAACGCGAAACGGGTAGATAGCCCGTTCATGCCTTCATCAACGCCGGCGTAATCGCGGTACTCCTGATAGGATTTGGCTTTCGGATCGGTATCTTTCAGGCTCTCGCCGTCGTATACCCGCATTTTTGAATAGATGCTGGAGTTTTCCGGCTCTTTCAGACGAGACAAAATGGAGAAGCGTGACAGCGTTTCCAACGTACCTGGCGCACACGGTGCGTGATCCAGTTCGCTGTTGCGCAGCAGCTTGTCGTAGATTTTCATCTCTTCAGACACACGCAGGCAATAAGGCACTTTGAC
This is a stretch of genomic DNA from Hafnia alvei. It encodes these proteins:
- a CDS encoding YccJ family protein produces the protein MSDPHHIADWARLRQTSVEIAHAIFELAKNDEVLAEKIWEEGSDEVLPLAFSKTDKDELYWGEETIFRANV
- a CDS encoding YceK/YidQ family lipoprotein, whose product is MKTGLWSKWVLLATCVMLLSGCGSIISRTVAKGHGYQYYPGVQWDLRDSPWRYVTALDVPFSLIADTFMLPFDAKHGPYN
- the ompC gene encoding porin OmpC, producing the protein MKKSALAMMMTLAVASLATSVSQAAEVYNKDGNKLDMYGRVKAEHYLSDNNAVDGDQSYVRFGFKGVTQINDMMQGFGQWEYQIAANRAESDGATGTKTRLGFAGLKFSEFGSFDYGRNYGALYDVEAWTDMIPEFGGDSYTKADNFMTGRSTGLATYRNRDFFGLVDGLNFALQYQGKNENDRDITKQNGDGYSLSTTYEIVDGISIGGAYASSDRTRAQQAAAFGHGDKADAWTGGLKYDANNVYLAAMYAETRNMTPISGSSVINGVNTSVKGLANKTQNVEVIAQYQFDFGLRPSLGYIQSKGKDIEGVGDADLVKYIDVAATYYFNKNMSAFVDYKINQLNDNNPLNLNTDDVVALGLVYQF
- a CDS encoding ABC transporter ATP-binding protein/permease yields the protein MQQPLHRTTHWSEVWQLIKPYWVSGEKVSAWTRLIAIIALTLAGVYINVLFNEWNRVFYDALQNRNYAVFKAQLIRFSYLAVIFIVIAIYRIYLTQGLQMLWRRWMTEKYMTKWLSHQAYYHTEIQQTIDNPDQRISQDLNALTNGTLSLSLGLLSSLVTLFSFVAILWTVSGSISFMLNDHQFVIPGYMVWFALLYAGMGSILIWWIGRPLVGLSFDQERFEANFRFGLIRIRDNADPIALYHGEQQEKNQLSGQFENIRGNWWSIMRLTKRLNVASTFYDQFANIFPILVASPRYFSNAIQLGTLMQVASAFGQVQGALSWFIGAFTDLASWKACVNRLAGFNAAITAIEQHPNNLSHTTCSDRDDSLVTRDLTLSLHQGRELFSHANLHARRGDKILITGPSGCGKSTLLRAIAGVWPYGHGEISQPPADQRTVLFLPQRSYLPIGTLRDALCYPQSSDGYSDEELQQVLKACRLHHLHQALDIRANWTHQLSPGEQQRLSFARALVIKPDVLYLDEATSALDEETEQRVYQLINHMLPDTTLISVAHRSSVAPFHNIRWKFVKQADADQEEIYYSAPSVIEISSLNH
- a CDS encoding YeaH/YhbH family protein, translating into MAYFIDRRLNGKNKSMVNRQRFLRRYKSQIKHSIADAINKRSVTDVESGESVSIPNEDINEPMFHQGRGGERHRVHPGNDHFVQNDRIERPQGGGGGGGSGQGEASKDGEGEDEFVFQISKDEYLDLLFEDLALPNLRKNQYKQLTEYKTHRSGFTSNGVPANISVVRSLQNSLARRTAMTAGKRRELHELESVLEELRHSEPAQLLEEERIRKEIAELRQRIDRVPFIDTFDLRYKNYERRPEPSSQAVMFCLMDVSGSMDQATKDMAKRFYILLYLFLSRTYKNVDVVYIRHHTQAKEVDEQEFFYSQETGGTIVSSALKLMDEIVRERYNSAEWNVYAAQASDGDNWADDSPLCSELLANKLLPQVRYYSYIEITRRAHQTLWREYEGLKQRFENFAMQHIREPDDIYPVFRELFQAQVNKN